The Denticeps clupeoides chromosome 10, fDenClu1.1, whole genome shotgun sequence DNA window ggtatatatttgttttttttgtttttgcctaataattatgcacagtaatagtcacctgcacacacagatatctccctaaaatagctaaaaataaaaacaaactaaaaactacttccaaaaacattcagctttgatattaatgagttttttgggttcattgagaacatggctgttgttcaataataaaattattcctcaaaaatacaacttgcctaataattctgcactccctgtattgtaacaatgaaaaaattataatgaccTAATCAAATATAACTTTTTGgaacagctaaaaaaaatagatttttctcCCTTGGGGGGAATTATTCAATGTAATTTTTCAACCCCAATAATAACCGAGTGCTCACTCAACCAAGCTGGTTAAAATGGTACGGCCAACATTAGGAGTGTCGGAAATTAAAATATCCTgcaaagtgagttttttttcatttcttttacaacaaaagaaaaaaatgttgagaaccctggcaaaactgtcatttttGTCTCTTTGGAACCATGACTACAGTGTTAAAATTTGTGCACACCAAAATAAAGTTTTAGCAAAGTAATTTGTCCGTGGAGTGTATTATTTTATCCTTTTAATCGACTGCAAATAATAAACTAAATCAACAAAGTGCAGAGGGtgctggtgcagtggtggcccagtgtttaaggaagtggccataatcagaaggttgccggttctaatccctgtccgccaaggtgccacagaggtgccactgagtaaagcaccgtccccacacactgctccccgggtgcctgtcatggtgcccactgctcaccaagggtgatgggttaaatgtagaggacacatttcactgtgtgcaccgtgtgctgtgctgttgtgtatcacaatgacaatcatttttttaaataacttttttggTGTGTAAAACCATGGGTTTGTATTCTACTgaccctgattttttttttgagagccAGTTGACTGAATGGAATTAGTCTGAATGTGCCCTTGGTTTAGATCAGAATAAAGGACCGTGCCCTCTCTGAAGGGCAacagactggtgtgtgtgtgtgtgtgtgtgtgcgtgtggatgTGTGAGAGCATGTGTCCCTGTAAGTGTGGGCGCCTGTATTTAGACTCTATTTCTGTGAGCACGTGTGCAGGatttcatgctgtgtgtgtttgtgtgtgccgACTGTAAAATGATCTGTGGGTTTCTGAAAGCTGTGTAAGATGCATGAATGATTCAGAGTGGGAGAGACTTATGCCTTATGCCTTAGTTGGGGGGAAATGTCCTCAAAAAGACAGGAAACCATCAGATATTATAACACgatgcatgaaaaaaatgggGATATTACACtggctgtaataataataaaaacagaaaaaccaaAAGATTTGCTTGTGATTTCTGAGTTTATGTTCGCAGTAAGGGTATCGggttataaagttttttttttttacattgttaaatattactactactactactactactactactactactaccattgctactaataattattttatattataatacaatAACCAAAAGATCTGACTGTAGTTTTTGAGTTTGATTTCAGGTTTAGGGTTATAAAGCTTTTCTTCAGTGTGATATATTACAACTACTACTGCTACTAAGAACTGTAATAATACAGAAAAACTAAAGATTTGCCTCAGGTTTATAAAATAGctataataatcataattctGGCAACAAATTACACATGTGAAAAAAAGTCATGGTGTGTGTGACTCAGTGAGCAAGGTCATAGACTAAATAAAGAGACTCTGTGGGGAAGTATTGGAGTGGAAGTCACTGACAGTGAAATAGTACAGTTGAGGGAGGGAACATGCCGGAAAGAGGAGGACGGGAGGTGCCGACACCCCCTCCACCCTATAAATACCAGTCCTCAAGATCCCAGGGACACCTTGCAACTCCTCTACCTCCGGCCTGCCTACTCTGACGGTCACCTCACATTCTTGAAAATACAATGGCCCAACAGCAGATCAGGTAAAGTCTCacttttaaatcattattactcaaaaataaatacatagacAGTTGTGgaattaattatcattattattatttttgcatggACAGATAAGTGAGAATTTATTGATCAGAAATCAAAAAAGAGATAATTgataatgaaagtaaaaaaactaccactaaacatttttatttatttcgtctagcacttaacaatctccgagcatgctctttttctgacaagttaggccttatcagggctcaaaatctcaaaatctatagaaaccgaacgagaattgctggtgtcttcctcttgtaagttgctttggataaaagcatctgccaagtatagtaaagtaaagtaaagtaaatatgggtggtagtagcctagtggataacacacttaTCTAACTCAATGACcataaaccccacttactaccatccctgagcaagacacttaaccctgtgtctccagggtgactgtccctgtaactactgactgtaagtctctctggatgagggcgtctgataaatgctgtaaatggagaATATGAGTGCAAGAGTCAGCGCAGATGAACATCTTGAGGAGTGGCTAGAGTAAAACCAGATATTGAGGTCAGCTTGCCAGCCGGTCAGTGTGATACCCCCTTCCTCCACAGCCTCCCTGCCAAGCTCATCAATGGCGGCATCGCTGGCATAGTTGGCGTGACCTGTGTGTTTCCCGTGGACTTGGCAAAGACCCGACTGCAGAATCAGCGTGGTGGTCAGCAGGTCTACAGAAACATGTGAGTGCCACCTCAGCCCATGCTCTTAGGACGTGTCCCATGCAGTCGGTGGGCAGGGCGAAGCGGTCCTTGATGTGGAACCtggtttctttctctcttctgcaGGATCGACTGCCTCATCAAAACAGTCCGGTCCGAGGGCTACTTCGGAATGTACAGAGGTAGGGAGCAGACTTCAGTTTCCTTGTAGGCGTCACATGGTGACATGCTACTATCACATGGTGACATGCTACTATCACATGGTGACATGCTACTATCACATGTATTTATATGGCACACATGTTTCAGCGGCCACAAAAAAAGCCTGAGACagcagcttgttttttttaatgtttgtctacTGCTCATTCGCGGCAGTcagaaatgaagtgaagtgattgtcattgtgaaacactgcagcacagcacacggtgacacaacgagctgtgtcctctgcttttaaccgtcacccttggtgagcagtgggcagccatgacaggcgcccggggagcaggctcagtggcaccttgaaccggcaaccattgGATTGCGGGTgtcttccttacccgctaggccacaaaaATTGAATTTTTGTTGCTGCAGCGAATCGAAATTGCTGCCATAATGAATGTTAATCGTGAAATATTGAATTCTGTTGGTTTTAGGGGCTGCGGTTAACCTCACACTGGTAACCCCGGAGAAGGCCATCAAGCTGGCTGCCAACGACTTTTTCCGCCACCATCTCAGCAAGAATGAGTGAGTGACCCGGATCTGACACGAGTAGATCGGCGCGCGTTGAACGTCCTGACCCCGGATTGTGTCTTTGCTGGCAGGCCCAGGCTAACCGTGCTGAAGGAGATGCTAGCGGGGTGCGGCGCAGGCATGTGCCAAGTCATCATAACAACACCAATGGAGATGCTGAAAATCCAGCTGCAGGACGCGGGGAGACTCGGTGAGCCGGAGACAAAGCGGGCAGCTTTTTTCGACTGAATCTCGGGAAAATAAGACTGATTGTCGTCCCCCGTTCTTCAGCCGCCCAGCAGAGGAAGCTGATGGTGCTGCCCACGATGAAGCTGGCGGCCGCGGGCACCGTTCTGAGCTGCGCCTACAGCATGGGGCCGCCCACAGCTGCCAGGAGGGCGTCGGCCGTGCAGATCGCGCAGGAGTTGCTTCGCACCCAAGGGGTCCAGGGGCTGTACAAGGGCCTGGGGGCTACGCTGATGAGGTCTGATGGCCACTGCTGGCTGTTGGCGTAAAGGAGGGCCTCCTCGttctgacataattttttttggcgGGTTTAGGGACATCCCCTTCTCGGTGGTCTACTTCCCCTCTTTGCACACCTCAACCGGCTGGGCCAGCCCTCGGAGGGGGAAAACGCCCCTTTCTACTGGTGCTTCGTTTCTGGCTGTGCGGCCGGCTGCGCGGCAGCGGTGGCGGTGAACCCGTGCGACGGTAAGCTCGGTGTAACTTGTCGTGGACACCACGGGCAGAGTAAGGAACAAGCGGAGTGATGTGGgagtttttcttctcttctacaGTGGTGAAGACCAGGCTACAGTCGCTTAGCAAAAGTACAAACGAGGAGAGCTACAGTGGCGTGGTGGACTGCGTAAGGTAACTGCCGTTTCTGGTGAGGGACGCTGCGATGCCAGTGAGTGCACGTAACGATGGGATTTGTCCTCGCCCCCCCACAGGAAAATCCTGGACAGGGAGGGGCCGAAGGCACTTCTGAAGGGAGCCAGTTGCAGGGCACTGGTCATTGCTCCGCTTTTTGGAATTGCTCAGGTCATGTACTTCATCGGGGTCGGAGAATTCCTGTTGGGCCAGTCGCCCTACAACCTCTACTCGACTTAGACTACCTCACCCGCACAGACGAAAGCCAAGGCCCCTTAAACGCTCGGCCACGAAAATGTCAGACCGTTCACAGCACATGAAGATCTGTGGAGGTTCCATgatcacttttttacttttctgactCGGTGACTTAAAAAACATTCACAATATTCCCTCAATGAGGGAGAAAAGTTTCCAAACATGCATCTCCTAACCAACTCACCATGCTGACAATAAGATGGGCAATCATGATCCTTTTAATGCTCTTGTCGAAGTATAGagattgaacattaatatgcCTCAGACATAGAGACTTGGAACTGTGAAGAgcttttggtcatttttgaCCAAGGGACCAAAACTTTCACCAACATAGTTGGTAACTTTGGAGGGAATATTAGGTTTAAAGAAAATCATGGCAACTGTAATAATCAATTAAACTGGACTGAgaaatttacattcacatttccaatattgttttatatttgaaTGCTTAATGTCTGTGTCACTGGTCTTCAGTGTTCATGTTGAACTGAGCACCCTGATCT harbors:
- the LOC114798435 gene encoding LOW QUALITY PROTEIN: mitochondrial glutamate carrier 1 (The sequence of the model RefSeq protein was modified relative to this genomic sequence to represent the inferred CDS: inserted 1 base in 1 codon), which codes for MAQQQISLPAKLINGGIAGIVGVTCVFPVDLAKTRLQNQRGGQQVYRNMIDCLIKTVRSEGYFGMYRGAAVNLTLVTPEKAIKLAANDFFRHHLSKNEPRLTVLKEMLAGCGAGMCQVIITTPMEMLKIQLQDAGRLAAQQRKLMVLPTMKLAAAGTVLSCAYSMGPPTAARRASAVQIAQELLRTQGVQGLYKGLGATLMRDIPFSVVYFPXFAHLNRLGQPSEGENAPFYWCFVSGCAAGCAAAVAVNPCDVVKTRLQSLSKSTNEESYSGVVDCVRKILDREGPKALLKGASCRALVIAPLFGIAQVMYFIGVGEFLLGQSPYNLYST